A stretch of the Sphingobacterium thalpophilum genome encodes the following:
- a CDS encoding organic hydroperoxide resistance protein — protein MKTLYTIGATAQGGRNGHVKSENGVLDVPVRTPKGLGGANDDYANPEMLFAAGYAACFDSALNLVIRQDRIKTGETTVTAKVSIGQLDNGGFGLAAELHANIPSVSLELAQQLIEKAHQVCPYSNATRGNIEVKLTVSNNG, from the coding sequence ATGAAAACATTATATACAATAGGAGCTACCGCCCAGGGCGGACGGAATGGTCATGTAAAAAGTGAAAATGGTGTCCTTGATGTACCTGTGCGAACGCCAAAGGGCCTAGGCGGTGCCAATGACGACTATGCTAATCCAGAGATGCTTTTTGCCGCTGGCTACGCGGCTTGTTTTGACAGCGCCTTGAATCTGGTGATCAGACAGGATAGGATAAAAACCGGCGAGACTACGGTTACAGCGAAAGTAAGTATAGGACAGCTGGACAATGGCGGCTTTGGTTTGGCCGCTGAATTGCACGCCAATATTCCGTCAGTTAGTTTGGAATTGGCACAGCAGCTCATTGAAAAAGCGCATCAGGTCTGTCCTTATTCAAATGCAACAAGAGGTAATATCGAGGTTAAATTAACGGTTTCAAACAACGGATAG
- a CDS encoding DUF1304 domain-containing protein — MDYIATVFTVIVLIEHIYIVWMEMFAWETAGRRSFGKTLPAELFKPTKGLAANQGLYNGFLVAGLVWSFLTEDAIWSDNIRLFFLGCVLVAGIFGGITANRKIFLIQGIPALLALLSVLFK; from the coding sequence ATGGATTATATAGCCACGGTATTCACCGTAATCGTACTGATAGAACATATTTACATCGTCTGGATGGAGATGTTTGCCTGGGAGACTGCAGGAAGACGCAGTTTCGGGAAAACACTTCCTGCTGAACTATTTAAACCTACAAAAGGCCTGGCTGCCAATCAGGGCTTGTATAATGGCTTTCTGGTAGCAGGGTTGGTCTGGTCATTTTTAACAGAAGACGCTATATGGAGCGACAATATCCGTCTATTTTTTCTGGGATGCGTGCTCGTGGCCGGAATTTTTGGAGGCATCACAGCGAATAGAAAAATATTTTTGATACAGGGGATACCGGCATTGCTGGCGTTATTATCCGTTCTTTTTAAATAA
- a CDS encoding nitroreductase family protein, giving the protein MSLITDLQWRHAVKAYDPTKKVSQENIDKIIEAARFAPTSSGLQPFKILVVENQELKDKLAEGALNPDCMRECSHVLVFAAWDRYTAERIDKVYDFTTDERNLPRGRFGSYTDKLKSIYLNEAAENNFAHTARQTYIALGLALAQAAELRVDSTPAEGFDNSVVDNVLQLSEQGLKSVSLMYVGVADPSRDWISTMKKVRVPKEEFVVEYK; this is encoded by the coding sequence ATGTCACTTATAACAGATTTACAATGGCGTCATGCTGTGAAAGCATATGACCCAACAAAAAAAGTTAGTCAGGAAAATATCGATAAGATCATCGAGGCGGCGCGTTTTGCACCAACCTCTTCTGGTTTGCAGCCTTTTAAGATTTTGGTCGTTGAAAATCAGGAATTAAAAGATAAACTGGCGGAAGGTGCTCTCAACCCTGATTGTATGCGCGAGTGTTCTCACGTATTGGTTTTTGCCGCCTGGGATCGGTATACCGCCGAACGTATTGACAAAGTGTATGATTTTACGACCGATGAGCGAAATTTACCGCGCGGCCGTTTTGGCTCGTATACCGACAAGCTGAAATCGATATATTTGAATGAAGCAGCGGAAAACAATTTTGCGCATACTGCACGGCAGACTTATATTGCGCTGGGCCTGGCACTGGCACAGGCAGCTGAACTGCGTGTTGATTCTACGCCTGCCGAAGGCTTCGACAACAGTGTGGTGGATAATGTGCTACAATTGAGCGAGCAAGGACTCAAGAGTGTTTCATTGATGTATGTTGGTGTGGCTGATCCTTCTCGTGACTGGATTTCGACAATGAAAAAAGTACGGGTACCAAAGGAGGAGTTTGTCGTCGAGTACAAATAA
- a CDS encoding MarR family winged helix-turn-helix transcriptional regulator, protein MDDLLKLDKQLCFSVYVLHREIMQRYRAILEAIDLTYPQYITLMALWEKDEQTVNQLGGRLFLDNGTLTPLLKRLENKSLITRTRSKDDERVVKIRLTQQGLQLKERASCIPMQLFEALKLDYADMVQLKALAEKIIKNAGEN, encoded by the coding sequence ATGGATGATTTATTAAAATTAGACAAACAGCTCTGTTTTTCCGTGTATGTTCTTCACAGAGAAATTATGCAGCGTTACCGTGCTATCCTTGAAGCGATCGATTTGACCTATCCTCAATATATCACATTGATGGCATTGTGGGAAAAGGATGAACAGACCGTCAATCAACTGGGGGGAAGATTGTTTTTGGATAATGGGACACTTACACCATTATTGAAAAGGCTGGAAAACAAATCCCTGATTACGCGTACACGCAGCAAGGATGATGAACGAGTGGTCAAAATCCGATTGACCCAACAAGGACTTCAATTAAAGGAAAGGGCAAGCTGTATCCCAATGCAGCTTTTTGAGGCCTTGAAGCTCGATTATGCGGATATGGTTCAGCTCAAAGCGTTAGCAGAGAAAATCATCAAGAACGCTGGTGAAAACTAG
- the nudK gene encoding GDP-mannose pyrophosphatase NudK encodes MAIQNIKIIKTEILSDNWYTLKKVTNQYSKPDGIVQQQSREAYDRGNGAVILLYNKQSKTVILTRQFRIPTYINGNESGMLIEACAGLLDLDSPEDCIRRETEEETGYQITDVKKIFEAYMSPGSVTEILHFFIAEYSSSMKVSAGGGLAEEEEHIEILEIEMQKALEMIQSGDIKDGKTIMLLQYLRLNNIL; translated from the coding sequence ATGGCAATACAAAATATTAAAATTATAAAGACCGAGATTCTCTCTGACAATTGGTATACATTAAAAAAGGTCACCAACCAGTACAGCAAGCCCGATGGCATCGTACAACAGCAAAGCCGGGAAGCTTACGACCGTGGAAACGGCGCCGTCATCCTGCTCTATAACAAACAATCGAAGACCGTAATCCTAACACGGCAATTCCGCATTCCTACATACATCAATGGTAATGAATCGGGGATGCTCATTGAAGCCTGCGCTGGTTTATTGGATCTGGATTCGCCCGAGGACTGCATACGCAGGGAAACAGAAGAAGAGACAGGTTACCAGATCACAGACGTGAAGAAGATTTTTGAAGCTTACATGTCCCCGGGTTCGGTGACGGAAATCCTGCATTTCTTTATCGCCGAATATTCGAGCAGCATGAAAGTGAGCGCCGGCGGTGGGCTGGCTGAAGAGGAAGAGCATATTGAAATCCTTGAAATAGAGATGCAGAAGGCGCTGGAAATGATCCAGAGCGGCGACATCAAAGATGGAAAAACGATTATGCTCCTCCAATACCTTAGGCTGAACAATATCTTATAA
- a CDS encoding N-acetylmuramoyl-L-alanine amidase, with the protein MEIKDHKITGATYRETPNKGGIIRPRYIIMHYDGASNATSALTWMLDPKSKVSAHLHISREGSITQLAPLNVKCWHAGVSFWKGLNDINRFSIGIELQNKGQEVYPAKQIAAAVDVCKAIIAQYPIQEILGHSDIAAGRKEDPGKQFPWSKFKMLIKKDDHGTT; encoded by the coding sequence ATGGAAATTAAAGATCACAAAATTACGGGAGCAACCTATCGGGAGACGCCCAACAAAGGTGGAATTATTAGACCACGCTATATCATTATGCATTATGACGGAGCATCTAATGCTACTAGTGCCCTTACCTGGATGTTGGATCCCAAAAGTAAAGTGTCCGCCCACCTGCATATCAGCAGAGAAGGCTCTATCACCCAGCTGGCACCTCTTAATGTCAAATGCTGGCATGCTGGTGTAAGTTTTTGGAAAGGTTTGAACGATATCAATCGCTTTAGCATAGGTATCGAACTGCAAAATAAAGGGCAGGAGGTGTACCCTGCCAAGCAGATTGCTGCGGCAGTCGACGTATGTAAAGCCATTATTGCCCAGTATCCGATTCAGGAGATTTTGGGTCACAGCGATATTGCGGCAGGACGAAAGGAGGATCCGGGAAAGCAATTTCCTTGGTCAAAGTTTAAAATGTTGATAAAAAAGGACGATCATGGAACTACTTGA
- a CDS encoding NAD(P)-binding domain-containing protein, which produces MVKNIRYKTKIAVIGAGQAGLSSAYHLKKLGLQIGGDFIILDESPAPGGAWQFRWPSLTLSTVNKIHDLPGMGFEETLSSKQTEVQANIAVPHYFDLYEKKYGLQVYRPLKVQNVSLVEPRFHIETSGPSFSALGIINATGTWENPYIPAYPGAELFRGEQLHTKDFKTADYFLNKHVIIVGGGISAIQLLDQISRITSTTWVTRRPPIFREGPFDDMAGHDAVARVEERVRQGLSPLSVVSVTGLPYSSEIQAMEQRGVLKRKPMFSEITSTGVKWEDGREEKADVILWNTGFKSALEHLTPVLPKEENGGILMGGRLATMVVRQPRIHLVGYGPSASTIGANRAGRAAAKELLETIEIYK; this is translated from the coding sequence ATGGTAAAGAACATTCGATACAAAACCAAAATTGCCGTAATCGGAGCTGGCCAGGCGGGACTTTCTTCCGCCTATCATTTGAAGAAACTGGGATTACAAATCGGCGGGGACTTTATCATTTTGGACGAATCCCCAGCCCCCGGAGGCGCCTGGCAATTCCGCTGGCCATCGTTGACGCTCAGCACCGTCAACAAAATTCATGATCTACCCGGAATGGGGTTTGAAGAGACACTCAGCAGCAAGCAAACCGAAGTACAGGCCAATATTGCCGTTCCGCATTATTTTGATCTTTATGAAAAGAAATACGGACTACAGGTATACCGGCCGTTGAAGGTTCAAAACGTATCTCTGGTAGAACCTCGCTTCCATATAGAAACTTCAGGTCCTTCCTTTTCGGCGCTGGGCATTATCAACGCAACTGGTACCTGGGAAAATCCGTATATCCCAGCTTATCCGGGAGCGGAATTATTTCGAGGCGAGCAGCTGCATACCAAGGATTTTAAAACGGCAGACTATTTCCTGAACAAACATGTTATTATCGTAGGTGGCGGCATCTCTGCTATCCAACTGCTTGATCAGATCTCCAGGATAACCAGCACGACCTGGGTTACCAGACGTCCGCCCATATTCAGAGAAGGTCCATTTGATGACATGGCTGGCCATGATGCCGTCGCAAGGGTTGAGGAACGCGTTAGACAGGGCCTTTCACCTTTATCAGTGGTATCGGTCACAGGCCTTCCCTACTCGTCCGAAATTCAGGCCATGGAACAGCGAGGAGTACTCAAGCGAAAGCCTATGTTTAGCGAGATCACCAGCACAGGAGTAAAATGGGAGGACGGTAGGGAGGAAAAGGCGGATGTTATCCTTTGGAATACCGGTTTCAAAAGTGCACTGGAACATTTAACCCCTGTGCTGCCAAAAGAAGAAAATGGAGGAATTCTCATGGGTGGCAGGTTAGCCACAATGGTTGTCCGTCAACCACGGATCCACCTTGTCGGCTATGGGCCGTCAGCATCCACGATCGGCGCCAACCGCGCAGGACGTGCGGCAGCCAAAGAACTACTGGAGACAATTGAAATATACAAATGA
- a CDS encoding LLM class flavin-dependent oxidoreductase, which yields MKKIGFLSFGHWSKHPAYSTQTASDTLLQSIDLAVAAEEIGLDGAYFRVHHFAAQLASPFPLLAAVGAKTNRIEIGTGVIDMRYENPLYMVEDAGAADLISEGRLQLGISRGSPEQVIDGWRYFGYELAEGETDADMGRRKALAFLEKLDGVGFATPNPYPMFPNPPGLLRLEPHSQGLRDRIWWGAASNATAVWAAQNRMHLQSSTLKYDESGKPFHVQQAEQIRLYKDAWKEAGHPGEPRVSVSRSIFALVNDMDRYYFGQETDRADKIGFIESDKRAIFGRSYAAEPDQLVKELAMDEAIQEADTLLLTIPNTLGVDYNVHVLRAILEHVAPELGWR from the coding sequence ATGAAAAAAATAGGATTTTTATCGTTTGGACATTGGTCCAAACACCCTGCCTATAGCACGCAGACAGCGAGCGACACTTTATTACAGTCAATAGATCTGGCTGTCGCTGCGGAGGAAATCGGGTTAGATGGTGCTTACTTTCGTGTACACCATTTTGCCGCACAGCTTGCTTCACCTTTTCCTCTTCTGGCTGCTGTCGGTGCAAAGACCAACAGGATCGAAATCGGTACAGGCGTCATTGATATGCGGTACGAAAATCCGCTCTACATGGTGGAGGATGCTGGCGCTGCTGACCTGATCTCTGAAGGTCGCCTACAGCTCGGGATCAGCAGGGGTTCACCCGAGCAGGTGATCGACGGCTGGCGATATTTTGGATACGAGCTGGCGGAAGGAGAGACCGACGCAGACATGGGCCGCCGCAAAGCATTAGCGTTTTTAGAAAAACTGGACGGCGTAGGTTTTGCCACCCCTAATCCCTATCCGATGTTTCCGAACCCTCCGGGTCTGCTGCGGCTAGAGCCGCATTCACAGGGCTTACGTGACCGTATCTGGTGGGGCGCAGCGTCCAACGCTACGGCAGTATGGGCAGCACAAAACAGAATGCATCTCCAAAGCTCCACGCTAAAGTATGATGAAAGTGGAAAACCGTTTCATGTGCAACAGGCCGAACAGATCAGATTATATAAGGATGCATGGAAAGAGGCCGGCCACCCGGGTGAACCGCGGGTTTCGGTCAGCCGATCGATCTTTGCTTTGGTAAATGATATGGACCGGTATTATTTCGGGCAAGAGACAGACAGAGCCGACAAAATCGGTTTTATCGAATCCGATAAACGTGCAATTTTCGGAAGAAGCTATGCTGCTGAACCCGATCAGCTGGTGAAAGAGCTGGCAATGGACGAAGCTATACAGGAAGCAGACACGCTGCTGCTGACGATACCCAATACTTTGGGTGTTGATTATAACGTGCATGTACTACGGGCTATCCTAGAACATGTTGCACCTGAACTGGGGTGGCGGTAA
- a CDS encoding MFS transporter, with the protein MLKEASAQRIKLVTLMAYVSMPLSGFVTDIYLPSFPAMANSLAVQEHDIQITLTAYLLSYGISQLFIGNILDSIGRYHPRLIALTLVILSSLLIAKSDSTLIICLLRIVQGIAISTLVVATRALFVDLYQGERLKNYLSYFTIVWSCGPILAPFLGGYLEKIFDWQANFYFLAFYASGLLLFDLFYGGETIAQKKRINLKDNLVLYKMMLQNKLFLLGILVLGLSYSIVMLFNITGPFIIENRFHFTAVTIGHCTLALGFSWMIGGFIAKPRLKSEFKSRIVFPALFQAILIIIFIMISLVAQNLYIMISFAFLIHIISGILFTSFFTSSMLFFPQHAGTAGGLMGGLVYIITSLSSFVIALSGQVTTQFGLAWRYLIFAALLTWIIIRMWRRQDTHLKKKI; encoded by the coding sequence ATGTTGAAAGAAGCGTCTGCACAACGGATCAAATTGGTCACGCTCATGGCATATGTATCAATGCCTCTGTCGGGCTTTGTCACCGACATCTATCTCCCCTCTTTTCCGGCTATGGCCAATAGTTTGGCTGTGCAGGAACACGATATTCAGATCACTTTGACAGCCTATCTCCTGAGCTATGGTATATCGCAGCTATTTATTGGCAATATATTGGACAGCATTGGTCGCTATCACCCTAGACTCATCGCCTTGACTTTAGTGATTCTCAGTAGCCTGCTAATCGCAAAGAGCGACAGCACCCTCATTATCTGCTTGTTGAGAATCGTTCAGGGAATAGCCATTTCCACGTTGGTGGTCGCGACCAGAGCGCTTTTTGTTGACCTATATCAGGGCGAACGGCTGAAAAACTACCTCAGCTACTTTACCATTGTCTGGTCCTGCGGTCCCATATTGGCTCCTTTCCTTGGCGGCTATCTGGAAAAAATATTTGATTGGCAGGCAAACTTCTATTTTTTAGCGTTCTACGCCTCGGGGCTTCTGCTATTTGATCTTTTTTATGGCGGTGAAACCATTGCACAGAAGAAAAGGATAAATCTTAAGGACAATCTTGTACTATACAAGATGATGTTGCAAAATAAACTATTCTTATTAGGTATTTTGGTATTGGGACTGAGCTATTCTATCGTGATGCTGTTTAATATCACAGGGCCTTTTATTATTGAAAACAGATTTCATTTTACAGCCGTCACCATTGGTCATTGTACATTGGCGCTCGGTTTTTCCTGGATGATCGGTGGGTTTATCGCCAAACCGCGTCTGAAATCGGAATTTAAATCACGTATTGTTTTCCCGGCCCTGTTTCAGGCAATATTGATCATTATCTTCATTATGATCAGCCTAGTGGCGCAAAATCTCTATATTATGATCAGTTTCGCTTTTTTGATCCATATTATTTCGGGCATTTTATTTACCAGTTTCTTTACCAGCAGCATGCTTTTTTTCCCACAACATGCAGGCACCGCTGGCGGACTCATGGGCGGGCTGGTCTACATCATTACTTCTTTATCCAGTTTTGTTATCGCATTAAGCGGACAAGTAACAACGCAGTTTGGCCTGGCATGGCGCTATTTGATTTTTGCAGCTTTACTCACATGGATCATTATCCGTATGTGGCGACGGCAGGATACGCATTTAAAGAAAAAAATATAG
- a CDS encoding helix-turn-helix domain-containing protein: protein MSETLETLQDYYRRLSHLHTNGSDLLDVELGKSHFNISPRKYCDFKTPYNRRDFYKISLILGKGRFKYGQHELYIDRPALFLPALNIPYSWVCDSNRQEGYFCLFNQEFFSGSQTFEPFKKTSLFKEWSKPIIFLNDEQLHLITTLFDNMFRLNNSNYALRCGAIKSNLAAVLHLALEWRVEDIHIQDQSGSARMYRLFDELLHKQFPLDSPAYPLELRTAADFAARLNVHVNHLNASVKAVTNLTTTQIIKRKIFEEAKNLLKYTDWNVAEIGYTLGFDEPAHFNNFFKKNAEVSPLKFRQQNK, encoded by the coding sequence ATGAGCGAAACATTGGAGACCCTACAGGATTATTATCGGCGACTCAGCCATCTACATACAAACGGCAGTGATCTGCTCGATGTGGAACTGGGAAAATCACATTTCAACATATCACCGCGTAAATACTGTGATTTCAAAACGCCCTATAACCGAAGGGATTTCTACAAGATCAGCCTTATCTTGGGAAAAGGCAGGTTTAAGTATGGACAGCACGAACTTTACATCGATCGTCCGGCGCTATTTCTGCCCGCATTAAACATCCCTTACTCCTGGGTGTGCGATAGCAATAGACAAGAGGGTTATTTCTGTCTTTTCAACCAGGAATTTTTCTCGGGCAGCCAAACTTTTGAACCGTTCAAGAAAACCTCATTGTTCAAGGAGTGGAGCAAACCGATTATTTTTTTGAATGATGAGCAACTGCATTTGATCACCACGCTGTTTGACAATATGTTCCGGCTCAACAACTCCAATTATGCCCTTCGCTGCGGGGCTATAAAGAGCAACCTCGCGGCGGTATTACATCTCGCATTAGAATGGCGGGTAGAAGATATCCATATACAGGACCAATCGGGCAGCGCAAGAATGTATCGTCTGTTTGACGAATTGCTCCATAAACAGTTTCCCTTAGATTCGCCTGCATACCCCCTCGAACTGCGTACCGCAGCTGACTTCGCCGCGCGGCTCAACGTGCACGTCAATCATCTTAACGCCTCTGTCAAAGCAGTCACTAATCTGACCACCACACAGATTATTAAAAGAAAAATTTTTGAAGAAGCAAAAAACCTGCTCAAATATACGGATTGGAACGTCGCAGAAATTGGTTATACCCTAGGGTTTGACGAACCGGCACATTTCAATAATTTTTTTAAGAAAAATGCTGAAGTCTCCCCGCTGAAGTTTCGGCAGCAGAACAAGTGA
- a CDS encoding M48 family metallopeptidase: MKVEVSPNFKKHARKTILSIFVFAFTYILLLVLAIGLTIGFTLFGLFIFASKPMFLTGVLCLGLIASGLTILFFLLKFVFAQTKTDTSHLTAITAQDEPQLFALIDEIVNEVDTSFPKKVFLSHDVNASVFYDSTFWSMFLPIRKNLQIGMGLINVVTQQELKAILAHEFGHFSQRSMKLMSYVYHVNQIIYNMLYKNEALDNTFEKWGNVSGYSAIFIGISVFIIQQIQNILKYLYEYINLNYLALSREMEFHADEIAAHVAGSKALADSLLRLGFANHALEYVLNFYEGKIPEQVRSNNIYPEQSFVMLLLGQKNRYQLENDLPQIQLANLKKYDKSKLNLDNQWASHPTDEDRIKALQQINIVKNETNNAPAMALLTNDGAIAQQISDKLFSGVQYEQVPGILEIESFKAQFTDRFNKYTFDLKFNDFYDFNNPILKNELPAPPIQEGLSFEILYADSRAELIYELNSLKNDKYVVEAISNGEVKLKTFDYGGKKYRHTEAYELLQKIEGDIVATERLIDGYNHQIHHYFTQLSDSMNRREEYDRKYYDYAAFHKTFDEYHSLYDEMSKNSEFIFKTTPFAEIEAKLSDLKKREPRFKNKLRKLLELPSATQDMDETVLSSLNTYIHNDLVYFNTNQYKEENLAIMVSAISEYKKILDNNYFKKKKNYLDFLLELEQNKK, translated from the coding sequence ATGAAAGTAGAAGTATCGCCAAACTTTAAAAAGCACGCGCGCAAAACTATTCTATCCATCTTTGTTTTTGCATTCACTTATATTTTATTGCTCGTCCTGGCCATTGGTTTAACAATCGGCTTCACCTTGTTTGGTCTATTTATCTTCGCATCCAAACCGATGTTCCTAACAGGCGTGTTATGTTTGGGCCTGATTGCCTCCGGACTTACCATTTTATTCTTTTTGCTTAAATTTGTATTTGCCCAAACCAAGACCGACACCAGTCATCTTACAGCGATAACTGCCCAAGATGAACCCCAGCTGTTTGCCCTTATTGATGAAATCGTCAACGAAGTGGATACCAGTTTCCCGAAGAAAGTTTTCCTGTCGCATGATGTCAACGCATCCGTTTTCTACGATTCAACCTTCTGGAGCATGTTTCTTCCGATAAGAAAAAACCTTCAGATCGGAATGGGGCTAATCAACGTGGTAACACAACAAGAGCTAAAAGCGATACTGGCACACGAATTTGGCCATTTTTCCCAGCGAAGTATGAAACTAATGAGCTATGTCTATCATGTCAACCAGATCATCTATAATATGCTGTACAAAAATGAGGCCCTTGATAACACATTCGAAAAATGGGGAAATGTCAGTGGCTATTCGGCTATTTTCATAGGTATATCTGTTTTCATTATCCAGCAGATCCAAAATATCCTCAAGTATTTGTATGAATATATCAATCTAAATTATTTGGCCCTATCGAGGGAAATGGAGTTCCATGCGGATGAAATCGCAGCGCATGTTGCGGGATCAAAAGCCTTAGCGGACTCTCTGTTGCGGCTGGGATTTGCAAATCATGCACTGGAATATGTACTCAATTTTTATGAAGGTAAAATTCCTGAACAGGTTCGGAGCAATAACATTTATCCTGAGCAGAGCTTCGTTATGTTACTCCTCGGACAAAAAAATAGGTATCAGTTGGAAAATGATCTCCCGCAGATCCAGCTGGCAAACTTAAAAAAATATGATAAGTCGAAGTTGAATCTTGACAACCAGTGGGCTTCACATCCTACTGATGAAGACCGTATCAAAGCACTACAACAAATAAATATTGTAAAGAACGAAACCAACAATGCTCCTGCAATGGCGTTACTGACCAACGATGGTGCTATCGCCCAACAGATTTCGGACAAGCTATTTTCAGGCGTTCAGTATGAACAAGTACCCGGCATTCTGGAAATTGAATCGTTTAAAGCACAATTCACAGACCGATTCAATAAATATACATTTGACCTCAAATTTAATGATTTCTACGATTTCAATAATCCCATATTGAAAAACGAGTTACCGGCACCGCCAATACAAGAGGGTCTGTCGTTCGAAATCTTATATGCAGATAGCCGGGCCGAACTGATTTATGAGCTCAATAGCCTTAAAAATGACAAATACGTTGTCGAAGCAATAAGCAATGGCGAGGTTAAATTAAAAACGTTTGATTATGGCGGAAAAAAATACCGGCATACAGAAGCATATGAACTGCTGCAAAAAATCGAAGGGGACATAGTAGCGACCGAACGGTTAATAGATGGATATAACCATCAAATCCACCATTACTTCACCCAGCTGTCGGACAGTATGAACCGACGGGAAGAATATGACCGGAAATATTATGATTACGCGGCTTTCCATAAAACCTTTGACGAATATCATAGCCTCTATGATGAAATGTCAAAAAATTCTGAGTTCATTTTTAAGACCACACCGTTTGCTGAAATTGAAGCCAAACTGAGTGATCTTAAAAAAAGGGAGCCCAGATTCAAAAACAAACTTCGTAAACTACTCGAACTACCCAGCGCTACGCAGGACATGGATGAAACAGTATTATCTTCGCTGAACACGTATATTCACAATGATCTGGTGTATTTCAATACCAACCAGTACAAAGAAGAAAATCTTGCCATTATGGTAAGCGCTATTTCAGAATATAAAAAGATACTGGACAATAACTATTTCAAGAAGAAAAAAAACTATCTGGATTTTCTGCTGGAACTTGAACAAAACAAAAAATAA
- a CDS encoding SDR family oxidoreductase, with amino-acid sequence MARNDLKGKVVLIAGGAKNLGGLLSRNLAAKGAKIVVHYNSDSTKADAEKTLADINSAGGEAFLYQADLTDVKNISKLFDAAIEKFGGVDIAINTVGKVLKKPFADTTEEEYDSMSDINAKVAYFFIQEAGKRLNDNGKINTIVTSLLAAYTGYYSTYAGAKAPVEHFTRAASKEFGGRGISVTAVAPGPMDTPFFYGQETDDAVAYHKQASALGGLTDIKDIAPLVEFLVTDGWWVTGQTIFANGGYTTR; translated from the coding sequence ATGGCACGAAATGATTTGAAAGGAAAAGTAGTTTTAATTGCAGGTGGAGCAAAAAACTTAGGTGGTCTATTGAGCCGTAATCTTGCGGCCAAAGGAGCAAAGATCGTTGTTCACTACAATAGTGACAGCACAAAGGCGGACGCTGAAAAAACTTTGGCGGATATTAACAGTGCAGGAGGAGAGGCATTTTTATATCAGGCTGATCTTACTGACGTGAAAAACATCAGCAAACTTTTTGATGCTGCGATTGAAAAATTCGGTGGAGTTGATATTGCGATCAATACAGTAGGTAAGGTCTTGAAAAAGCCTTTTGCTGACACGACCGAGGAAGAATACGATAGTATGAGCGATATAAACGCCAAAGTAGCCTATTTCTTTATCCAGGAAGCGGGTAAGCGTTTGAATGATAATGGAAAAATCAATACCATCGTTACCTCCTTGCTTGCAGCCTATACAGGATATTATTCAACCTATGCTGGCGCCAAAGCTCCGGTTGAACATTTTACGAGAGCGGCTTCGAAGGAGTTCGGCGGCCGTGGTATCTCGGTGACAGCGGTAGCTCCCGGACCTATGGACACGCCTTTCTTCTACGGACAGGAAACGGACGACGCGGTAGCTTATCATAAGCAGGCGTCTGCTCTTGGAGGACTAACCGATATCAAGGATATTGCGCCGCTAGTTGAATTTTTGGTTACTGACGGATGGTGGGTGACAGGTCAGACTATTTTCGCGAACGGTGGTTATACCACAAGATAG
- a CDS encoding DoxX family protein, whose product MLKIINSILILAAVFMGLKQGYAMVSGKTEMMAMFGKWGFTKTGLMVNGLITILAALLILFPKTFMWGNFLMAAGILLIICFHLLDKDIKGVAIEIPFLLLNLIIIYLQHPLKTYPNAL is encoded by the coding sequence ATGTTGAAAATTATCAATTCTATTTTGATCCTTGCGGCTGTTTTTATGGGCCTAAAACAGGGATATGCGATGGTTTCGGGCAAGACGGAAATGATGGCCATGTTTGGAAAATGGGGTTTTACCAAGACGGGCCTAATGGTAAATGGACTTATCACCATTTTGGCGGCGCTGTTGATCCTATTTCCGAAGACCTTCATGTGGGGCAATTTTTTAATGGCTGCCGGCATTCTGTTGATTATATGCTTCCATCTGTTGGATAAGGATATCAAGGGTGTGGCGATAGAGATCCCTTTTTTACTGTTGAATCTGATTATTATTTATTTACAGCATCCCTTAAAAACCTATCCTAATGCCCTATAA